The following proteins are encoded in a genomic region of Phragmites australis chromosome 9, lpPhrAust1.1, whole genome shotgun sequence:
- the LOC133928480 gene encoding uncharacterized protein LOC133928480 isoform X1, whose protein sequence is MPNKTAASKKAAVRAVKLFILGVILQGGYIHGRHSLTYGVDLDHIRWIGVLQRIAIGYFVAAVSEICLVNNNLVDSPVSFVKKYSMEWIMAIMIAILYVGLVFGLYVSNWEFEVQTSNSTLSTPSNEVEIKMIQCGLRGSLGPPCNAVGFVDRVLLGENHLYKNLIYKRTKECSTNSPDHGPLPPNAPDWWLAPFDPEGLLSTLMAAVTCFVGLHFGHVLIHCKRMLLWLLASTVLTVSGFLVFTTIIRHAFKQAFVYSELHATHWWSIWIPVVTAILHMDGHECTSSLRSDCL, encoded by the exons ATGCCAAACAAGACAGCAGCATCTAAGAAGGCTGCAGTCAGGGCTGTCAAGCTTTTCATCCTGGGTGTGATTTTGCAAG GAGGTTATATTCATGGACGACACAGTTTAACGTATGGTGTCGATTTGGATCATATTCGATGGATAGGTGTGTTGCAG AGGATAGCCATTGGATACTTTGTAGCAGCAGTATCAGAGATTTGTCTTGTCAACAATAATTTGGTGGATTCGCCTGTATCATTTGTGAAGAAATACTCCATGGAGTG GATCATGGCCATAATGATTGCAATACTTTATGTTGGCTTGGTATTTGGCCTTTATGTTTCAAATTGGGAATTTGAAGTTCAAACTAGCAATTCAACCCTTTCAACTCCAAGCAATGAAGTTGAAATTAAGATG ATTCAGTGTGGCCTTAGAGGTAGTCTTGGACCACCTTGCAATGCAGTTGGTTTTGTAGATCGAGTTTTGCTCGGTGAAAATCACCTGTACAAGAACCTAATCTACAAAAGGACTAAG GAATGCAGTACCAATTCTCCTGATCATGGACCACTTCCTCCAAATGCACCAGACTGGTGGCTGGCTCCATTTGATCCTGAGGGTTTGTTAAG TACACTGATGGCTGCAGTGACTTGCTTTGTTGGTCTGCATTTTGGACATGTGTTAATTCATTGCAAG CGAATGCTATTATGGCTGCTAGCTTCGACAGTGTTGACTGTCTCTGGGTTTTTGGTTTTTACTACAATTATTAG GCATGCCTTTAAGCAAGCCTTTGTATACAGTGAGTTACATGCTACTCACTGGTGGAGCATCTGGATTCCTGTTGTTACTGCTATACTACACA TGGATGGGCATGAATGCACTTCTAGTCTACGTTCTGACTGCTTGTGA
- the LOC133928480 gene encoding uncharacterized protein LOC133928480 isoform X2, producing the protein MPNKTAASKKAAVRAVKLFILGVILQGGYIHGRHSLTYGVDLDHIRWIGVLQRIAIGYFVAAVSEICLVNNNLVDSPVSFVKKYSMEWIMAIMIAILYVGLVFGLYVSNWEFEVQTSNSTLSTPSNEVEIKMIQCGLRGSLGPPCNAVGFVDRVLLGENHLYKNLIYKRTKECSTNSPDHGPLPPNAPDWWLAPFDPEGLLSTLMAAVTCFVGLHFGHVLIHCKRMLLWLLASTVLTVSGFLVFTTIIRHAFKQAFVYSELHATHWWSIWIPVVTAILHS; encoded by the exons ATGCCAAACAAGACAGCAGCATCTAAGAAGGCTGCAGTCAGGGCTGTCAAGCTTTTCATCCTGGGTGTGATTTTGCAAG GAGGTTATATTCATGGACGACACAGTTTAACGTATGGTGTCGATTTGGATCATATTCGATGGATAGGTGTGTTGCAG AGGATAGCCATTGGATACTTTGTAGCAGCAGTATCAGAGATTTGTCTTGTCAACAATAATTTGGTGGATTCGCCTGTATCATTTGTGAAGAAATACTCCATGGAGTG GATCATGGCCATAATGATTGCAATACTTTATGTTGGCTTGGTATTTGGCCTTTATGTTTCAAATTGGGAATTTGAAGTTCAAACTAGCAATTCAACCCTTTCAACTCCAAGCAATGAAGTTGAAATTAAGATG ATTCAGTGTGGCCTTAGAGGTAGTCTTGGACCACCTTGCAATGCAGTTGGTTTTGTAGATCGAGTTTTGCTCGGTGAAAATCACCTGTACAAGAACCTAATCTACAAAAGGACTAAG GAATGCAGTACCAATTCTCCTGATCATGGACCACTTCCTCCAAATGCACCAGACTGGTGGCTGGCTCCATTTGATCCTGAGGGTTTGTTAAG TACACTGATGGCTGCAGTGACTTGCTTTGTTGGTCTGCATTTTGGACATGTGTTAATTCATTGCAAG CGAATGCTATTATGGCTGCTAGCTTCGACAGTGTTGACTGTCTCTGGGTTTTTGGTTTTTACTACAATTATTAG GCATGCCTTTAAGCAAGCCTTTGTATACAGTGAGTTACATGCTACTCACTGGTGGAGCATCTGGATTCCTGTTGTTACTGCTATACTACACA GTTGA
- the LOC133929647 gene encoding replication protein A 70 kDa DNA-binding subunit B-like, with protein MAAVIYDDEVDRFEPLLVEGRVYYVWRMSAKPVMKNQDYMFADSHFVCRFTSVTALNEIRNVNEQFIPLFPPFMPFDKVWQFTLDNDMYVDVIGMVMYVSSMGHKYSFYNRKVPLRNIVLMHSSYNIVKLVVWDKLVTSNLSTWEKIAEDRAIVVAMMLNAKRDGSIMSSAGHPLHESKKMNYGHVAELES; from the exons ATGGCAGCTGTCATATATGATGACGAGGTGGATCGTTTTGAGCCATTACTTGTAGAGGGACGGGTATATTATGTGTGGCGGATGTCCGCAAAACCAGTTATGAAAAATCAAGACTACATGTTTGCAGATAGTCACTTTGTGTGTCGTTTCACATCAGTGACAGCACTTAATGAGATAAGAAATGTGAACGAGCAATTTATCCCATTATTTCCACCGTTTATGCCTTTTGACAAAGTTTGGCAGTTCACTCTGGATAATGATATGTATGTTG ATGTCATTGGCATGGTTATGTATGTGAGTTCTATGGGGCACAAGTACAGTTTCTACAATCGAAAGGTCCCACTGAGAAATATTGTTCTAATGCACAGCAG CTATAATATTGTGAAGTTAGTTGTATGGGACAAGTTAGTGACTAGTAATCTAAGTACCTGGGAGAAAATTGCAGAGGACCGTGCTATTGTTGTGGCCATGATGTTGAATGCAAAGCGCGATG GATCAATAATGAGCTCAGCGGGCCACCCTCTCCATGAGTCAAAGAAGATGAACTATGGTCATGTTGCAGAACTGGAGTCTTAG